A window of the Teredinibacter franksiae genome harbors these coding sequences:
- a CDS encoding MFS transporter, which produces MIKYFSFLSIPLLAMLVLIFVGIGDARHVYTNLLLEREQAKAVQLQGLIGDFLDAGLKVSFVADILNYLDRESHSSRRATSGKTLDKGSDKSIAVVAGFVADENLMVFTLEGDDKKSVTRLYPSASPPLRPNFPHVCDLTGPHQSDTVWWVITPLLRHGASKPVGCIAQAIPPHVIDQGLENLPQILLITFVTLSFLLAMALLLLQKRSAKGTKHFQSLSAAAFFIMAGVITLSSVSIYKNGVYAKADQYARSLAHQLSIIPNIGRLSEEDLDGVNNIVENFYSNASEMARFELSFDDKTLIHYPKHSRVPADAEFLSAAINDSGSATIKVYPQASVVRDKIINNVINFAALFVSCCFIAYIWFRLVTSVSELRFAERQKANSVDHQTLSSRHSVTLVQCVWFLAVFMEGLNASFMPDYLRSIATHSNLYSLLFSFFFAAFVLLLIPAGKLVSAVGAKSTVLVGCILTAVGAALMATNEQLEIAFAARFISGAGHGLLFIAIQSYILNSVASSQRASGSARIVFAQNSGILSGAAMGALMFIYVGAKGIFLSATAVAIVNVFLVYLFMAKRSSTTNTETAPQPAVSFAATLSNATSDAKFLVSSLFVGTYSKIIYNGAIFFTIPILLAQLEFSKPQIGQLLMLFAFSVMLSNYFVPKVAKRFNTNSILLMGMLGSALGCFILGAFALLGSPIYQHTAVVVGVIVVGYSNGLIAAPIVASVLDTQFANRVGVNSSLSLYRFVERIGHVLGPIIFAWSFAFFDAGEGQMQLFQIIAAVTTAFAFIFWLSQRKPSHQ; this is translated from the coding sequence ATGATTAAGTATTTTTCGTTTTTGTCCATCCCGCTATTGGCGATGCTGGTACTCATATTTGTGGGTATTGGCGATGCCCGCCATGTTTACACCAACTTGTTACTGGAACGAGAACAAGCAAAAGCGGTTCAGCTACAGGGGTTAATTGGCGACTTTCTCGATGCCGGCCTGAAGGTCAGCTTTGTGGCAGACATTCTCAATTATCTTGATCGAGAATCCCACTCGAGCCGTCGTGCAACGTCAGGTAAAACTTTGGACAAGGGTTCAGATAAAAGTATTGCCGTCGTTGCAGGTTTTGTTGCAGACGAAAATCTTATGGTTTTTACGCTGGAAGGCGACGATAAAAAAAGTGTTACGCGGCTTTACCCATCGGCCAGCCCACCATTAAGACCAAATTTTCCCCATGTTTGTGATTTAACCGGCCCCCATCAAAGCGATACCGTTTGGTGGGTTATTACGCCACTGCTTCGTCATGGCGCCAGCAAGCCGGTGGGCTGTATTGCCCAAGCCATTCCTCCCCACGTCATTGACCAAGGCTTAGAAAATCTACCGCAAATACTGCTGATAACGTTCGTAACACTTTCATTTCTATTGGCTATGGCATTATTGCTGCTGCAAAAACGCTCAGCAAAGGGAACCAAGCATTTTCAAAGTCTAAGCGCCGCTGCATTTTTCATTATGGCTGGCGTTATCACACTATCATCCGTATCGATTTACAAAAATGGTGTTTACGCCAAGGCAGACCAATACGCTCGCTCTCTTGCTCATCAACTTTCCATTATTCCCAATATCGGCCGCTTGTCAGAGGAAGATTTGGACGGCGTAAATAATATCGTTGAAAACTTTTACAGCAACGCGTCGGAAATGGCGCGCTTCGAGCTCAGTTTTGACGATAAAACACTGATTCACTATCCTAAACACAGCAGAGTACCAGCCGATGCCGAGTTTCTTAGCGCGGCCATTAATGATTCCGGTTCGGCAACGATTAAAGTCTACCCACAGGCGAGTGTGGTACGCGATAAAATCATTAATAATGTCATTAACTTTGCAGCACTATTTGTTTCCTGTTGTTTTATTGCCTATATCTGGTTTCGTCTGGTCACCTCCGTATCAGAACTGCGCTTCGCCGAACGCCAGAAAGCCAACAGCGTAGATCACCAAACACTCTCCTCTCGCCACAGTGTTACGCTGGTACAGTGCGTGTGGTTTTTGGCGGTATTTATGGAGGGCCTTAATGCTTCGTTTATGCCTGACTATCTACGCTCTATTGCCACCCACAGCAATCTTTATTCGCTATTGTTCTCGTTCTTTTTTGCAGCTTTTGTGTTATTGCTAATTCCCGCGGGCAAGCTTGTCAGCGCCGTCGGCGCTAAAAGCACCGTATTAGTAGGCTGTATTTTGACGGCGGTAGGCGCAGCCCTGATGGCCACCAACGAACAGTTAGAAATTGCCTTTGCTGCACGCTTTATTTCCGGTGCGGGTCACGGCTTATTGTTTATCGCTATTCAATCTTACATTCTCAATTCAGTCGCGAGCTCACAGCGTGCTAGCGGTTCGGCACGTATTGTATTTGCCCAAAACAGCGGTATATTGTCCGGCGCCGCCATGGGCGCTTTAATGTTTATTTATGTTGGTGCCAAGGGCATTTTTCTGTCTGCTACCGCCGTCGCCATAGTGAATGTTTTTCTCGTTTATCTTTTTATGGCTAAACGCAGCTCCACCACTAATACTGAAACAGCGCCGCAACCTGCCGTTTCTTTTGCGGCCACACTGAGCAATGCCACAAGCGATGCAAAGTTTTTGGTTTCCAGCCTGTTTGTCGGTACTTACAGCAAAATTATCTATAACGGGGCAATCTTTTTCACCATACCCATATTGCTTGCACAACTGGAATTCAGTAAACCGCAGATCGGCCAATTACTTATGCTGTTTGCGTTCTCCGTTATGCTCTCTAATTATTTTGTACCCAAAGTTGCCAAGCGCTTTAATACCAATTCCATTTTACTCATGGGTATGCTGGGCAGCGCTCTAGGTTGCTTTATCTTGGGCGCTTTCGCACTTTTGGGTTCACCTATATACCAGCATACCGCCGTTGTTGTAGGGGTAATTGTTGTAGGCTATTCCAACGGCCTTATTGCCGCCCCCATTGTTGCCAGTGTTCTCGATACTCAGTTTGCGAACCGTGTAGGGGTGAACAGTAGCCTTTCTCTTTATCGCTTTGTCGAGCGTATTGGCCATGTACTGGGCCCCATCATTTTTGCCTGGTCGTTTGCTTTCTTTGATGCTGGCGAGGGGCAAATGCAGCTGTTTCAAATTATAGCCGCTGTCACCACAGCCTTTGCCTTCATATTTTGGTTATCGCAACGAAAGCCTAGCCACCAGTAA
- a CDS encoding ammonium transporter: MEQSIFELQYALDTFYFLVCGALVMWMAAGFSMLESGLVRSKNTTEILTKNVSLYAIASIMYFVCGYAIMYGKTWFLTGIVGDGVVGAEEPATYAPSADFFFQVVFVATAMSIVSGAVAERMKLWAFLLFAVVMTGFIYPMEGAWTWGEQEVFGLFQIKGKAEGVNFQDFAGSGIVHMAGAGAALAGVLLLGARKGKYGPNGEVNAIPGANLPLATLGTFILWMGWFGFNGGSQLATSSVGDANAVAVIFMNTNAAAAGGLVAALIVARILFGKADLTMALNGALAGLVAITAGPDTPSPLAATLIGAVGGVLVVFSIITLDKLKIDDPVGAISVHGVVGFFGVMVVPLTNTDASFGMQLLGALTIFGWVFITSFIVWYVIKLIMGIRVSEEEEFDGVDISECGMEAYPEFVSGSK, encoded by the coding sequence ATGGAACAATCAATTTTTGAATTGCAGTACGCTTTAGATACCTTTTATTTCTTGGTATGTGGCGCACTCGTAATGTGGATGGCCGCGGGCTTTTCAATGCTCGAGTCTGGTCTTGTCCGCTCTAAAAACACAACTGAAATTTTAACCAAGAACGTTTCCCTGTATGCGATTGCTTCCATCATGTATTTCGTGTGCGGCTACGCCATTATGTACGGCAAAACTTGGTTTTTAACGGGTATTGTTGGAGATGGTGTTGTTGGGGCTGAAGAGCCTGCGACCTATGCACCTTCTGCCGATTTCTTCTTTCAGGTCGTATTCGTCGCTACGGCTATGTCTATTGTCTCGGGCGCTGTTGCTGAACGTATGAAGCTTTGGGCCTTCCTGCTGTTTGCTGTTGTGATGACGGGTTTTATCTACCCAATGGAAGGCGCATGGACCTGGGGTGAGCAAGAAGTATTTGGTCTCTTCCAGATCAAAGGAAAGGCTGAAGGTGTTAATTTTCAAGACTTTGCCGGGTCTGGCATCGTTCATATGGCTGGTGCTGGTGCTGCCTTGGCTGGCGTATTGTTGTTGGGCGCTCGTAAAGGTAAGTATGGCCCTAATGGTGAAGTAAATGCGATTCCAGGTGCGAATTTACCTCTTGCTACTCTGGGTACATTTATCTTGTGGATGGGTTGGTTTGGATTTAACGGTGGCTCTCAGCTGGCGACTTCCAGTGTAGGCGATGCTAACGCAGTGGCTGTAATCTTTATGAACACAAATGCCGCTGCGGCCGGTGGCCTAGTTGCCGCTTTGATTGTTGCTCGTATTCTGTTCGGTAAAGCAGACCTTACAATGGCGTTGAATGGTGCTCTTGCCGGTTTAGTCGCTATTACAGCTGGCCCTGACACTCCTAGTCCTTTGGCGGCCACATTGATTGGCGCGGTTGGTGGTGTGTTGGTTGTGTTTAGCATTATCACCCTGGATAAGCTCAAGATTGATGATCCTGTAGGTGCGATTTCCGTTCACGGAGTTGTTGGCTTCTTTGGTGTGATGGTTGTACCTTTGACCAATACTGACGCTAGTTTCGGAATGCAGTTACTCGGTGCTCTCACTATCTTCGGATGGGTATTCATCACCAGCTTTATTGTTTGGTATGTAATTAAGCTGATCATGGGCATTCGCGTCAGCGAAGAAGAAGAGTTCGACGGTGTGGATATTTCTGAATGTGGTATGGAAGCTTACCCAGAGTTTGTTTCTGGCTCAAAGTAA
- a CDS encoding NACHT and WD repeat domain-containing protein, protein MAKRPSAKTLTNPFPGLRSYSPHESGNFYGRDEQVTELARKIKRNRLITVLGASGSGKSSLIRAGLLPKLNASLVGDHSLRSHWETTEMTPGGAPLARLAQALFAVHQNLEHRKHPEADPDVLAKASSEYTLMAEALLSRSSFGLVELVKQLNSEHPLLILVDQFEELFRITSNNSKRNYALAFIKLLLEAVKQTEVPVYIVITMRSDFLGDCTKYEGLPEAINRSQYLIPRMNRQQRRDIILGPLQKQGVDISARLVNRLLNDLGDEPDQLPIFQHALMRMWFCWHQQGENSQPIDLSHYQAIGTLSNALNVHAESIFNPLNEPQKQLVEKIFKCLSELTQDSRVVRRPAAVSELMAICETDFDRLAAILTIFRNPHCSFLTPNAAETITEDSIIDVSHESLFRLWQQVMIWIKEESQSAEQYWRLSELACRYNKQEASLMRNPELDIAVNWQQKTKPNPAWAARYDDNFQQVKNYIAQSVKQHIADKQQQEVQHQKEIATAKKIRYLKNGLLMFCIIGIAILGLFSQHTYKLQQKSESLKLAIDAKNALLTSPEQAAYTAILALQKSDTYEAKQALNQAYSIMHRRSVYFIDWQSLNTLPTACSNCRTPKPAEPDAHAATACNASPATASSGYNTNFTLPKILATRKINEQTLISVTSLGTILVGDSAYDYDLGIKQTYSLFTKGETPSLLSATDIHHDPATNIVTIAIASLDTQLRLIQYDPGQCVFSQRKIARDSPVTALTISPDGSTLATGDSKGQVQLVTVIETEKPPVVLTQKHTEAISALRYNANGKLLASGGWDGAIYLYDTDSHLARNEFAYHDANVSALHFHEGPTPGLVSGDRDGNVRLWYLYNNSLEFIDETRCSNAEIVDLEIVATNRLVCATHDGIVKLYKLSEDGLQPRYALGNSTGVYINDISVTQSATNDNTLREAVLVSRNNYIVAWDVSDLIFTDQEEAALVWYSRLSITQANDNPTPEHTQWLASVANNHRLEVFRHNGAHGFETRPTYVINTDVDFVIQAVAFDNMRTPKTVILKSNDGRKMEHRLNDAHIYGDTVKRLTQLRNSKTCKPLFNLGAHEHCLPEL, encoded by the coding sequence ATGGCTAAACGCCCTTCGGCCAAAACACTAACCAACCCATTCCCTGGTTTACGCAGCTACTCGCCACACGAGTCTGGAAATTTTTACGGCCGCGATGAACAAGTAACCGAACTGGCCCGAAAAATAAAGCGCAACCGATTGATAACCGTACTCGGCGCTTCCGGTAGTGGTAAATCTTCACTCATTCGCGCAGGGCTGTTACCCAAACTCAATGCTTCTTTAGTAGGCGATCATTCGTTGCGTAGCCACTGGGAAACCACCGAAATGACCCCCGGTGGCGCTCCGCTGGCACGTCTAGCTCAAGCACTATTTGCCGTTCACCAAAATCTCGAACACCGTAAGCACCCAGAAGCCGATCCAGACGTTTTGGCAAAGGCTTCCAGTGAATATACGCTCATGGCCGAGGCTCTACTTTCACGCAGTTCGTTTGGGCTGGTAGAGCTAGTTAAACAATTAAACAGTGAACACCCCCTTCTAATTTTGGTGGACCAGTTCGAAGAACTGTTTCGCATTACCAGCAATAACAGTAAACGCAACTATGCATTGGCATTTATAAAACTGTTGCTAGAAGCGGTAAAACAAACTGAAGTCCCGGTTTATATTGTGATAACCATGCGCTCGGATTTTCTCGGCGACTGTACCAAATACGAAGGACTACCCGAGGCCATTAACCGCAGCCAATACCTAATACCGCGAATGAATCGCCAACAACGGCGAGACATTATTCTCGGCCCGTTACAAAAACAAGGTGTGGATATTAGCGCTCGGTTGGTCAATCGCCTGCTCAACGACCTTGGCGATGAACCGGATCAATTACCCATTTTTCAACATGCCCTTATGCGTATGTGGTTTTGCTGGCACCAACAAGGTGAAAACAGTCAACCCATTGACCTCTCGCACTACCAAGCCATTGGCACATTAAGCAATGCCCTTAATGTGCATGCCGAAAGCATCTTCAACCCACTAAACGAACCACAGAAACAGCTCGTCGAAAAAATATTTAAATGCCTCAGCGAGCTAACTCAGGACAGCCGTGTAGTGCGACGCCCGGCCGCGGTCAGCGAACTGATGGCCATTTGCGAAACCGACTTCGATAGGTTGGCAGCCATTCTAACTATTTTTCGCAACCCGCACTGCAGCTTCCTTACCCCCAATGCGGCAGAAACGATTACCGAAGACAGTATTATCGATGTGTCTCACGAAAGCCTTTTCCGCCTGTGGCAACAGGTAATGATCTGGATAAAAGAAGAATCGCAATCGGCTGAGCAGTACTGGCGCTTGTCTGAACTGGCTTGCCGCTATAACAAGCAGGAAGCGAGTTTAATGCGTAATCCAGAGCTGGATATCGCTGTGAACTGGCAGCAAAAAACCAAACCCAACCCTGCCTGGGCGGCGCGCTATGACGACAATTTCCAGCAGGTAAAGAACTATATCGCCCAGAGCGTAAAGCAGCATATTGCCGATAAGCAGCAACAGGAAGTTCAGCATCAAAAAGAAATCGCGACCGCAAAAAAAATTCGCTACCTAAAAAATGGGCTACTGATGTTTTGTATTATCGGTATTGCTATCCTCGGTTTATTCTCGCAACACACCTATAAGCTGCAGCAAAAATCCGAATCGCTTAAACTTGCCATCGACGCCAAAAACGCACTGCTTACATCACCCGAGCAAGCGGCCTATACAGCGATTCTTGCGCTGCAGAAATCCGACACCTACGAAGCCAAGCAAGCACTCAATCAGGCCTACTCGATTATGCACCGACGTTCCGTGTATTTTATCGATTGGCAATCATTAAACACTTTACCCACAGCCTGCAGCAACTGCCGTACCCCGAAACCCGCCGAACCAGACGCTCACGCAGCGACCGCCTGTAACGCATCACCTGCAACGGCTTCTAGTGGATACAATACAAACTTTACTCTTCCAAAAATTCTCGCCACCCGTAAAATTAACGAGCAAACACTTATTTCGGTTACCTCGCTGGGCACTATTTTGGTGGGCGATAGCGCTTATGATTACGATCTGGGAATAAAGCAAACATATAGCCTATTTACCAAGGGCGAAACGCCATCGTTGCTATCGGCAACCGATATTCATCACGACCCAGCGACCAACATCGTTACCATCGCCATTGCTTCACTCGATACACAACTGCGGCTTATTCAATACGACCCTGGCCAGTGCGTGTTCAGCCAACGTAAAATAGCGCGCGACAGCCCGGTTACGGCGCTAACCATCAGCCCCGATGGCAGTACGCTCGCTACCGGTGATAGCAAGGGCCAAGTGCAGCTCGTCACCGTGATAGAAACAGAAAAACCACCTGTTGTATTAACCCAAAAACATACCGAGGCCATCTCCGCATTGCGCTACAACGCGAACGGTAAACTGTTGGCCAGCGGCGGCTGGGACGGCGCCATCTATCTATATGATACCGATAGCCATTTAGCCAGGAATGAATTCGCCTATCACGATGCAAATGTATCGGCGCTGCACTTCCATGAAGGCCCAACACCAGGATTAGTCAGCGGCGATCGCGATGGCAATGTTCGCCTCTGGTATCTATACAATAATTCACTGGAATTCATCGACGAAACTCGCTGCAGTAACGCCGAAATCGTAGACTTGGAAATTGTTGCGACCAACCGCTTGGTGTGTGCCACCCACGATGGCATCGTCAAATTGTATAAGCTCAGCGAAGATGGGCTGCAACCGCGCTATGCCTTGGGTAACAGTACTGGAGTTTATATCAACGATATATCTGTTACGCAGTCTGCCACCAACGATAACACTCTGCGCGAAGCAGTATTGGTATCACGCAATAACTATATCGTCGCCTGGGACGTATCGGACCTAATATTTACCGACCAGGAAGAGGCCGCGCTTGTTTGGTACAGCCGATTATCTATTACCCAAGCTAACGACAACCCAACGCCCGAGCATACCCAATGGCTGGCCTCCGTGGCCAACAACCACCGTCTGGAAGTATTTAGACACAACGGTGCCCATGGGTTTGAAACACGCCCAACGTATGTCATCAATACTGATGTCGACTTTGTTATTCAAGCCGTTGCATTCGACAACATGCGCACACCAAAAACCGTAATATTAAAAAGTAACGATGGCCGCAAAATGGAGCACAGATTAAACGACGCCCATATATACGGCGATACGGTAAAACGGCTGACCCAATTGCGAAACTCCAAAACCTGTAAACCATTATTTAATCTTGGGGCGCATGAACACTGCCTCCCTGAATTGTAA
- the glnK gene encoding P-II family nitrogen regulator — MKLITAVIKPFKLDAVREALSEIGVQGITVTEVKGFGRQKGHTELYRGAEYVVDFLPKTKLEVAVADDQLDSVVEAISKAAHSGKIGDGKIFVSTLEQVVRIRTGESGEEAL, encoded by the coding sequence ATGAAATTAATAACTGCCGTAATCAAGCCTTTTAAGTTGGATGCTGTCCGTGAGGCTTTATCTGAGATTGGTGTGCAAGGTATTACCGTGACTGAAGTAAAAGGCTTTGGCCGTCAAAAAGGTCACACTGAACTCTATCGTGGTGCAGAGTACGTAGTAGATTTTCTCCCCAAAACTAAATTGGAAGTGGCGGTCGCCGACGATCAATTGGATTCTGTTGTAGAAGCCATTAGCAAAGCTGCACACAGCGGCAAGATCGGTGATGGAAAAATCTTTGTTTCCACCCTGGAACAGGTTGTTCGTATACGTACGGGCGAATCTGGCGAAGAAGCCCTGTAA
- a CDS encoding TorF family putative porin has product MKISKSILAGAVAASVALVGMAPVAQAEVSASVGVASSYLWRGIDLGDGYGTPAVFGDLGFSEGGFYAGTWVSSGDANGGTEYDLYLGYGGEAGDFSYDVSLWSYQYPTASTRYLGFNSEGEIVVSPSNDESNIGDLMEAVVSLGYGPVSLSYYHGIQDLEDYYYVNAGVSFGDFGVNLGAHEDDMMHIDFSYAYNDNLSFTFSQVVDNVDGDYDDDLNVVVSYSIPIE; this is encoded by the coding sequence ATGAAAATATCTAAATCAATTCTTGCTGGTGCTGTAGCGGCTTCTGTCGCTTTAGTGGGTATGGCTCCTGTTGCTCAGGCTGAAGTGTCTGCTTCTGTTGGTGTGGCGAGTAGTTACTTGTGGCGCGGTATCGACCTAGGTGACGGTTACGGTACTCCGGCTGTTTTTGGTGACCTGGGCTTCAGCGAAGGCGGTTTCTACGCGGGTACTTGGGTCAGTTCTGGTGATGCAAATGGCGGAACCGAGTACGATTTGTATTTGGGTTATGGCGGTGAAGCGGGTGATTTCTCTTACGATGTGAGCCTCTGGTCCTACCAGTACCCAACTGCTTCTACTCGTTATTTAGGTTTTAACAGCGAAGGTGAAATCGTCGTATCCCCATCTAATGACGAAAGTAACATCGGTGATTTGATGGAAGCCGTCGTATCTCTTGGTTACGGTCCTGTGAGCTTGAGCTACTACCACGGTATCCAGGATTTGGAAGATTACTACTACGTTAATGCGGGCGTATCTTTCGGCGATTTCGGTGTTAATTTGGGTGCACATGAAGATGACATGATGCACATAGATTTCTCCTACGCCTACAACGACAACTTGAGCTTCACTTTTAGCCAGGTTGTTGACAATGTTGACGGCGACTACGATGACGATTTGAATGTGGTTGTTTCCTACAGCATACCTATCGAATAA